Proteins encoded by one window of Serratia nevei:
- a CDS encoding NAD(P)/FAD-dependent oxidoreductase: protein MVIVGAGIVGASVAYHLARQGQHVVVVEQAHPSAGATGSSFGWISEGVPEGAPDAFLRREIVADWMRLAQEIPDLWVNWSGALSYGQAPATQNPDNRLLPSAEVNALEPGLRQPDSQAYFAARDGAVDPQEVTQRLLECVSAWGGELLLGRTVTGFLREEGQIIGIVTEEGAIAADRVVLACGTGISALLDGSGFSLPIEASPAILLRYRAAALAVNTLIAGDDVEVRHTQNGDLLAAEDYPPEGDVKRVENDAQSAIKNRLPDTAPLQLQACSVGMRPRPRDGYPIIGPLGATRLYVAVMHPAVMCAPTLGRLVSDELLYGVNPAIPHAYRPERFDDGK, encoded by the coding sequence ATGGTTATCGTGGGCGCCGGGATTGTCGGGGCATCGGTCGCCTATCATCTCGCGCGCCAGGGGCAGCACGTTGTCGTCGTTGAGCAGGCGCATCCCTCGGCGGGGGCCACAGGCAGCTCGTTTGGCTGGATCAGCGAAGGCGTGCCTGAGGGCGCTCCCGACGCGTTTCTGCGGCGCGAGATCGTCGCTGACTGGATGCGCCTGGCGCAGGAGATCCCGGATCTCTGGGTGAATTGGTCCGGCGCGCTCAGCTATGGTCAGGCGCCGGCGACGCAAAACCCCGACAATCGGCTTTTGCCCTCCGCCGAGGTGAACGCGCTGGAACCGGGGCTCAGGCAGCCCGATAGCCAAGCCTATTTTGCGGCGCGTGACGGCGCCGTCGATCCGCAAGAAGTGACACAGCGGCTGCTCGAGTGCGTTAGCGCGTGGGGCGGGGAGTTGCTCCTGGGGCGAACCGTCACCGGATTTTTGCGTGAAGAGGGGCAGATAATCGGCATCGTTACCGAGGAAGGCGCGATTGCCGCCGATCGGGTGGTGCTCGCCTGCGGCACGGGAATCTCCGCGCTGCTGGATGGCAGTGGGTTCTCGCTGCCGATCGAGGCGTCGCCGGCGATTCTGTTACGCTATCGTGCGGCGGCGCTGGCAGTGAACACGCTGATTGCGGGCGATGACGTTGAAGTGCGCCATACGCAAAACGGCGATCTGCTGGCGGCGGAGGATTACCCGCCGGAGGGGGACGTTAAACGGGTGGAAAACGACGCGCAATCGGCGATTAAAAACCGCCTGCCGGATACGGCACCCTTGCAACTGCAGGCGTGTTCGGTGGGGATGCGGCCCCGGCCGCGCGACGGTTATCCCATCATCGGGCCACTGGGCGCTACCCGGCTCTATGTGGCGGTGATGCACCCGGCAGTGATGTGCGCGCCAACGCTTGGCCGACTGGTCAGCGACGAGCTGCTGTATGGCGTCAATCCTGCCATTCCGCACGCTTATCGCCCCGAGCGATTTGACGACGGGAAATGA
- a CDS encoding MFS transporter, with the protein MRAFFLLCVSRAGLCLGTMMFAGALPTIRSEWQLDAASAGTVQTVFSLTNALALLVASWWCDSLGARRVYLLFSWLGAAALMLFAVFAHSYAGALVLMAFVGLTQGGAYTPALLLAMGMNGPARRGYAIGMMLAASSLGYFLSVFIAGWSAMRWGAGVAFFLCAAGALLGALAGSLALVGYREPQPRTLGRQTKRESYAITYATLLLLVGYIAHSWELLGNWAWAPSLVSEALSGFSLDPLSAGLIVAAVIHLAGMVATLIVGTVSDYFNRASVLMFMGAAGALGSLLMGWSANWGPGWTLLAVSIGSFFILGDSGVLSAAMADNVPPQQLGSVMGWRSLLGFGIGSFAPLSFGVVMDTTQSWGTSYAVLACGGGVACLAACLLWRQHLK; encoded by the coding sequence ATGCGAGCTTTCTTTCTGCTTTGCGTGAGCCGGGCCGGCCTCTGCCTGGGCACCATGATGTTCGCCGGTGCACTGCCGACCATCAGAAGCGAGTGGCAGCTCGACGCCGCCTCCGCCGGTACGGTGCAAACGGTGTTCAGCCTGACCAACGCCTTGGCGCTGCTGGTGGCCTCCTGGTGGTGTGATTCACTGGGGGCGCGCCGGGTTTACCTGCTGTTTTCCTGGCTGGGCGCCGCTGCGCTGATGCTGTTCGCCGTGTTTGCCCATTCTTATGCCGGCGCGTTGGTGTTGATGGCCTTCGTCGGCCTGACGCAGGGCGGCGCCTATACGCCGGCGCTGCTGCTGGCGATGGGGATGAACGGCCCGGCCCGGCGCGGTTACGCCATTGGCATGATGCTGGCGGCCAGTTCGTTGGGGTATTTTCTGTCGGTTTTCATCGCCGGTTGGAGCGCCATGCGTTGGGGCGCCGGCGTGGCGTTTTTCCTGTGTGCCGCCGGCGCGTTGCTGGGGGCGCTGGCGGGTTCGTTGGCCCTGGTCGGTTATCGGGAACCGCAGCCGCGTACGCTGGGGAGGCAGACGAAACGTGAAAGCTATGCTATCACCTATGCGACCCTGCTGTTGCTGGTCGGGTATATCGCCCACAGCTGGGAACTGCTCGGTAACTGGGCATGGGCGCCCAGCCTGGTCAGCGAGGCGTTGAGCGGTTTCTCTCTGGATCCGCTCAGCGCCGGATTGATCGTCGCGGCGGTGATCCACCTGGCCGGCATGGTTGCCACGCTGATTGTCGGCACCGTTTCCGACTATTTTAACCGTGCATCGGTGCTGATGTTTATGGGCGCCGCCGGCGCGTTGGGATCGCTGCTGATGGGGTGGTCGGCGAACTGGGGGCCGGGCTGGACGCTGCTGGCCGTCAGCATCGGCAGTTTCTTCATCCTCGGCGACTCCGGCGTGCTGTCGGCCGCGATGGCGGACAACGTGCCGCCGCAACAGCTCGGTAGCGTGATGGGCTGGCGATCGCTGCTGGGGTTCGGCATCGGTTCGTTCGCCCCTTTATCCTTTGGCGTCGTGATGGATACCACCCAGAGCTGGGGCACGTCTTATGCCGTATTGGCCTGCGGCGGTGGAGTAGCCTGTTTGGCGGCCTGCCTGCTTTGGCGGCAGCACTTGAAATGA
- a CDS encoding DUF2000 domain-containing protein has translation MFDTKIAFIVRDDLQTWQRLNVVAFLATGIAAAAPEIIGECYVDAQGRRYGGISGQPMLIFAADLPGLQNVHRKGLERELTLIPYVHAMFSTGHDEANRQVFLAEDADNLDLVGLALRGPKKAVDKAIKGLALHG, from the coding sequence ATGTTTGATACCAAGATTGCGTTTATCGTACGCGACGATCTGCAGACCTGGCAGCGGCTGAACGTGGTGGCCTTTCTGGCGACGGGCATCGCCGCCGCCGCCCCGGAAATCATCGGCGAGTGTTACGTGGATGCGCAGGGCAGACGCTACGGCGGTATTTCCGGGCAGCCGATGCTGATTTTCGCCGCAGATTTGCCGGGCCTGCAAAATGTGCATCGCAAAGGGTTGGAGCGGGAATTGACGTTGATCCCCTATGTGCACGCCATGTTCTCGACCGGGCACGATGAAGCCAATCGGCAGGTTTTTCTCGCTGAAGACGCGGACAATCTGGATTTGGTCGGTCTGGCGCTGCGCGGACCGAAAAAAGCGGTGGATAAGGCGATAAAAGGCCTGGCGCTTCACGGCTGA
- a CDS encoding AraC family transcriptional regulator produces MASNHQHKDWLELRRDEETGIESVNAHFQGHAYDPHDHDEMLVGVTQQGLQRFNCHRSLHTSRPGRAMLIEPGAVHDGHAPQAEGFTYAMLYLPQHWVSAAMHRRGMGDASVLEGAFHSTLTDDPMLAAAIQQAFFSLHHREGRLARDQSLDHLLTLLSRHIRARPDSQHDDALVEMNRLRDYLHAHMADNPSLDDLALQCGLDRFRLTRQFTRAFGQSPHAYLVRLRLRAARLLLAQGQEPAQVAMQVGFADQSHLGRWFQRAYRLSPAAYQRQCTNVLYR; encoded by the coding sequence ATGGCGTCAAATCATCAACATAAAGATTGGCTCGAACTGCGACGCGATGAGGAAACCGGTATTGAGAGCGTCAATGCCCACTTTCAGGGACATGCCTACGATCCTCACGATCATGATGAAATGCTGGTGGGTGTCACGCAGCAGGGTTTACAGCGTTTCAACTGCCACCGCTCATTGCATACCAGCCGGCCGGGGCGCGCCATGCTGATCGAACCGGGTGCGGTGCATGATGGCCATGCGCCGCAGGCCGAGGGATTTACCTATGCGATGCTCTATTTGCCCCAGCATTGGGTATCCGCCGCTATGCACCGCCGTGGAATGGGGGACGCCTCCGTGCTGGAAGGTGCCTTCCACAGCACGTTGACCGACGATCCGATGCTGGCGGCCGCGATACAGCAGGCCTTTTTCTCGTTGCATCATAGAGAGGGGCGACTGGCGCGCGATCAAAGCCTGGACCATCTGCTGACGCTATTGTCACGGCACATCCGTGCCAGGCCGGATTCCCAACACGACGACGCTTTGGTTGAGATGAACCGCTTACGGGACTATCTGCATGCACATATGGCGGATAATCCCAGTCTGGATGACCTGGCGCTTCAGTGTGGTCTGGACCGTTTCCGCCTGACTCGCCAATTCACTCGGGCTTTTGGCCAGTCGCCGCATGCGTATTTGGTTCGGTTGAGGCTGCGGGCCGCACGCTTGTTGTTGGCGCAGGGGCAAGAACCGGCGCAGGTCGCCATGCAGGTGGGCTTTGCCGATCAGAGCCATTTGGGTCGCTGGTTCCAGCGCGCCTACCGTTTATCACCGGCGGCCTATCAACGCCAGTGCACAAACGTTCTATACCGCTGA
- a CDS encoding AraC family transcriptional regulator, with product MGFEVDNAETKRIDLSSHENSSFEVTGLVKHYPAGFVIPYHSHKRSHLLYSQQGVMAVEVSSGRWIVPPTTAVWLRPGVEHQLVMQSNICVYGILVDEVTAARLPLRDGVLQVSPLLRELIAQLATLAPEGAETKRNTLLRALFLEELSLQPQLALHLPWPAEARMAEICRLLVITPADDRGIEAWADSLSISAKTFQRHFTQQTGITFGQWKQRLRLLSSIPLLLAGNSIIHAAFESGYESHSAYSVAFKKLFGVSPSRFTL from the coding sequence ATGGGATTCGAAGTCGACAACGCCGAAACCAAACGCATCGACCTCAGCAGCCACGAAAACTCCTCGTTCGAGGTGACAGGGCTGGTGAAACACTATCCGGCGGGCTTTGTCATTCCTTACCACTCGCATAAACGCAGCCATTTGCTCTATTCGCAGCAGGGCGTTATGGCGGTCGAGGTGAGCAGCGGGCGCTGGATCGTGCCGCCCACCACCGCGGTCTGGCTGCGTCCGGGGGTAGAACATCAGCTGGTCATGCAGAGCAACATTTGCGTTTACGGGATTTTGGTTGATGAAGTCACCGCCGCGCGCTTGCCGCTGCGCGACGGCGTATTGCAGGTCTCACCGCTGCTGCGAGAACTGATCGCGCAGCTGGCGACGCTGGCGCCCGAAGGGGCGGAGACCAAACGCAATACGCTGCTCAGAGCGTTGTTCCTTGAGGAGCTGAGCCTGCAGCCGCAGCTGGCGCTGCATTTGCCTTGGCCGGCAGAGGCGAGAATGGCCGAGATTTGCCGGCTGTTGGTCATCACGCCGGCCGACGATCGCGGCATTGAGGCCTGGGCCGATTCACTGTCGATCAGCGCGAAAACCTTCCAGCGTCATTTCACTCAACAAACCGGCATCACCTTCGGCCAGTGGAAACAGCGCCTGCGGCTGCTGTCGTCCATTCCGCTGCTGTTGGCCGGCAACTCGATCATCCATGCCGCCTTCGAAAGCGGTTACGAGAGCCACAGCGCCTATTCGGTGGCGTTCAAAAAACTGTTTGGCGTTTCGCCTTCGCGCTTTACGCTATAG
- a CDS encoding LysR substrate-binding domain-containing protein, protein MKKIHSLPHLSAFEAAARLGSFSAAADELFLTTGAVSRHIRSLEAQLGITLFYRGHKSVRLTQAGENFSRTASRVISELYAAESALKASAGRQRLVVHSLPTFTMHWLMPKLAAFNEIHPEVAIDITTSTGAVDRNTPFDLAIRRDPAHFSGLKAIPFLQEESLLVCSQSYLRAMPVSAPGTLAGHTAIRIRAREDLWHSWLNTYPTALDASPAPLTLDHTFAAIQAAEDGLGLAVVPYLFCAKHLSSGRLVSPFPALTIRTGVYSLLLRDRDDEVVRKFAAWLQAFQA, encoded by the coding sequence ATGAAAAAAATTCACTCCCTGCCGCACCTGTCCGCTTTCGAAGCCGCCGCCCGCCTTGGCAGCTTCAGCGCCGCTGCGGATGAGCTGTTTCTCACCACCGGCGCGGTCAGCCGCCACATTCGCAGCCTGGAGGCACAGCTGGGGATCACACTGTTTTATCGCGGACACAAGTCCGTGCGGCTGACGCAGGCCGGCGAGAATTTTTCCCGCACCGCGTCCCGGGTGATAAGCGAACTGTATGCCGCGGAAAGCGCACTGAAAGCGAGCGCCGGCCGGCAGCGGCTGGTGGTGCACAGCCTGCCGACGTTCACCATGCACTGGCTGATGCCGAAGCTGGCGGCGTTCAATGAGATTCATCCGGAGGTCGCGATTGATATCACCACCAGCACAGGGGCCGTCGATCGCAATACGCCGTTTGATCTGGCGATCCGGCGCGATCCCGCGCACTTCTCCGGGCTGAAAGCGATCCCTTTTCTGCAGGAAGAGAGCCTGTTGGTCTGCAGCCAGAGCTACTTGCGCGCCATGCCGGTCAGTGCGCCCGGCACGCTGGCCGGGCATACCGCCATCCGTATCCGCGCCCGTGAGGATTTATGGCACAGCTGGCTGAATACCTACCCGACGGCGTTGGACGCCTCGCCGGCGCCGCTCACGCTCGACCATACCTTCGCCGCCATTCAGGCGGCCGAGGACGGCCTGGGGCTGGCCGTCGTGCCTTACCTGTTCTGCGCCAAGCATCTGTCGTCCGGTCGACTGGTGTCGCCTTTCCCGGCGTTGACTATCCGAACCGGCGTTTATTCCCTGCTGCTGCGCGATCGGGACGATGAGGTCGTGAGAAAATTCGCCGCCTGGCTGCAGGCGTTTCAGGCGTAA
- a CDS encoding cupin domain-containing protein, with product MHKRTLASLHYENMPYDGVRFHILKRETPGHTALLKLDAGSRQPARFHPGWVKLMVLSGELKVDDQTLQPHEMLIIPANTAYTVQAITEVICLAISELDGAELAR from the coding sequence ATGCATAAGAGAACACTGGCGTCACTGCATTACGAAAACATGCCTTACGATGGGGTGCGTTTTCATATTTTGAAACGGGAGACGCCTGGCCATACGGCGTTGCTGAAGTTGGATGCGGGCAGCCGACAACCGGCGCGTTTTCATCCGGGGTGGGTGAAACTGATGGTGCTGAGCGGTGAACTGAAGGTTGACGATCAGACGTTGCAACCCCATGAGATGTTAATCATCCCTGCCAATACTGCCTATACGGTACAGGCCATTACTGAAGTTATTTGTCTGGCGATTTCCGAGCTGGACGGCGCCGAGTTGGCCCGTTGA